A window of Strix aluco isolate bStrAlu1 chromosome 11, bStrAlu1.hap1, whole genome shotgun sequence contains these coding sequences:
- the IFT122 gene encoding intraflagellar transport protein 122 homolog isoform X2, with translation MRAALTWRDKAEQCIYDLAFKPDGTQLIIAAGNRLLVYDTSDGTLIQPLKGHKDTVYCVAYAKDGKRFASGSADKSVIIWTSKLEGILKYTHNDSIQCVSYNPLTHQLASCSSSDFGLWSPEQKSVSKHKTSSKITCCSWTNDGQYLALGMFNGIVSIRNKNGEEKVKIERTGGASSPIWSICWNPSRDERNDILAVADWGQKLSFYQLSGKQIGKDRMLNFDPCCVSYFTKGEYILLGGSDKQVSLFTKDGVRLGTIGEQSSWVWTCKVKPDSNYVAVGCQDGTISFYQLIFSTVHGLYKDRYAYRDSMTDVIVQHLITEQKVRIKGRELVKKIAIYKNRLAIQMPEKILIYELYSDDSSDMYYRVKEKIVKKFECNLLVVCSDHIILCQEKRLQCLSFSGIKEREWLMESLIRYIKVIGGPPGREGLLVGLKNGQILKIFVDNVFAIVLLKQSTAVRCLDMSASRNKLAVVDENDTCLVYDIHTKELLFQEPNANSVAWNTQCEDMLCFSGGGYLNIKASNFPVHQQKLQGFVVGYNGSKIFCLHVFSMSAVEVPQSAPMYQYLERKMFKEAYQIACLGVTDTDWKELAMEALEGLEFETAKKAFTRVRDLRYLELISSIEERKKHGENNNELFLADVYAYQGKFHEAAKLYKKSGHENLALEMYSDLRMFDYAKDFLGSGDPKDTKMLIKKQADWAKNINEPKAAVEMYLSAGEHMKAIEISGDHGWVDMLIEIARKLDKAEREPLSKCAFYFKKLDNPGYAAETYMKVGDLKALVHLHVETHRWEEAFALSEKHPEFKDDVYVPYAQWLAENDRFEEAQKAFHKAGRQSEAVRVLEQLTHNAVVESRFNDAAYYYWMLSMQCLDIAQENEQQKTEMLQKFHHFQHLAEVYHVYHSIQRYTEEPFSFHLPETLFNISRFLLHSLTKETPLGISKVNTLFALAKQSKALGAYKLARHAYDKLQGLQIPARFQKSIELGSLTIRSKPFHDSEELVPLCYRCSTNNPLLNNLGNVCINCRQPFVFSASSYEVLHLVEFFLEDGITDEEAVALIDLEAPRLNKRENKWKEMMTDNAQSLRLDDNTDITEDDPFTAKLSFVMFHTEDYELLVLQHNCCPFCRRRIDESNQ, from the exons GCAAACGTTTTGCATCTGGCTCGGCTGATAAAAGTGTGATAATTTGGACTTCAAAGTTAGAAGGAATTCTGAAATACAC GCATAATGACTCTATACAGTGCGTTTCATACAATCCTCTTACTCATCAGTTGGCATCCTGCTCCTCCAGTGATTTTG GCTTGTGGTCTCCTGAGCAGAAGTCAGTCTCTAAACATAAAACTAGCAGTAAGATTACTTGCTGTAG CTGGACAAATGATGGCCAGTACCTTGCTTTGGGGATGTTCAACGGCATTGTCAGCATAAGGAATAAAAATGGTGAAGAGAAAGTTAAAATAGAGCGTACAGGGGGTGCTTCATCTCCAATATGGTCAATTTGTTGGAATCCATCCAG agATGAACGCAATGATATTTTAGCTGTGGCAGACTGGGGTCAGAAACTTTCCTTTTACCAACTTAGTGGCAAACAG ATTGGGAAGGACAGAATGCTCAATTTTGATCCTTGTTGTGTTAGCTATTTTACTAAAGGAGAGTATATTTTACTGGGAGGTTCAGATAAACAAGTTTCCCTCTTCACGAAGGATGGGGTGCGTCTTGGTACCATCGGAGAGCAAAGCAGTTGGGTGTGGACGTGCAAAGTTAAACCAGACTCCAACTATGTG GCAGTAGGATGCCAAGATGGAACAATATCCTTTTATCAGTTGATTTTCAGTACTGTTCATGGCCTTTATAAGGATCGCTATGCTTACAGAGACAGCATGACTGATGTTATTGTCCAGCACCTCATCACTGAACAAAAAG TTAGAATAAAAGGCAGAGAGCTTGTAAAGAAAATTGCAATCTACAAAAACAGATTAGCAATCCAGATGCCAGAGAAAATCCTGATTTACGAGTTATACTCGGATGATTCTTCAGATATGTATTATCGGGTGAAGGAAAAGATTGTAAAAAAGTTTGAATGCAACTTGCTGGTTGTCTGTTCAGATCACATTATTTTGTGCCAG GAGAAGAGATTGCAGTGCCTCTCATTTAGTGGTATTAAAGAACGAGAATGGCTGATGGAATCTCTTATTCGTTATATTAAAGTAATTGGAGGACCTCCAGGAAGAGAAGGCCTCTTAGTTGGTCTAAAGAATGGTCAG ATTCTGAAGATATTTGTCGATAATGTCTTTGCGATTGTCCTGTTGAAGCAGTCCACAGCTGTGCGTTGTCTGGATATGAGTGCATCCCGAAACAAGCTGGCAGTGGTGGATGAAAATGATACTTGCCTAGTATATGATATTCATACCAAAGAGCTGTTGTTTCAG GAACCCAATGCTAATAGCGTGGCTTGGAACACACAGTGTGAGgatatgctttgcttttctggagGGGGTTACCTCAATATCAAAGCCAGTAACTTCCCTGTCCATCAGCAAAAACTTCAAGGCTTTGTTGTGGGTTACAATGGCTCCAAGATCTTCTGTCTTCATGTTTTTTCTATGTCAGCTGTTGAAGTTCCGCAG TCTGCACCCATGTATCAGTATCTGGAAcgaaaaatgtttaaagaagcCTACCAAATTGCATGTTTAGGAGTAACTGATACTGACTGGAAAGAACTGGCGATGGAAGCCTTGGAAGGGCTGGAGTTTGAAACTGCTAAAAAG gCATTTACCAGGGTACGAGACCTTCGATATTTAGAATTGATCAGCAGCATAGAG gagcgGAAAAAACATGGAGAGAACAACAATGAACTGTTCCTAGCAGATGTTTATGCCTACCAGGGAAAATTCCATGAGGCAGCGAAGTTGTACAAAAAGAGTGGGCATGAAAACCTGGCTCTCGAGATGTACTCTGATTTACGCATGTTTGACTATGCAAAG GATTTTCTGGGATCTGGAGACCCCAAAGACACAAAGATGCTAATAAAAAAACAAGCAGACTGGGCCAAGAACATCAATGAACCAAAAGCAGCAGTGGAGATGTACCTCTCTGCAGGCGAGCACATGAAGGCCATAGAAATCAGTGGGGACCACGGCTGGGTTGATAT GTTAATTGAAATTGCTCGGAAACTGGATAAAGCAGAGCGAGAGCCCTTGTCAAAATGTGCCTTCTATTTTAAGAAACTTGATAACCCTGGCTACGCAGCAGAAACCTACATGAAGGTTGGTGACCTGAAAGCATTGGTCCATCTCCACGTGGAGACTCACCGCTGGGAAGAA GCATTTGCTTTGAGTGAAAAGCATCCTGAATTCAAAGATGATGTCTATGTCCCTTATGCTCAGTGGCTGGCAGAGAATGATAGATTTGAAGAAGCCCAGAAAG CATTTCACAAGGCTGGCAGGCAGAGTGAAGCTGTGAGAGTGCTGGAGCAGCTAACGCACAATGCTGTGGTTGAAAGCCGATTTAACGATGCAGCTTATTATTATTGGATGCTTTCCATGCAGTGTTTAGATATAGCCCAAG AGAATGAACAACAGAAGACTGAAATGTTACAGAAGTTCCATCACTTCCAGCATTTGGCAGAAGTTTACCATGTCTATCACTCCATTCAAAGATACACT GAGGAGCCTTTCAGTTTCCACTTGCCTGAAACCCTCTTCAATATTTCCAGGTTTCTACTTCACAGCTTAACAAAGGAGACTCCTTTGGGGATCTCAAAAGT CAATACATTATTTGCCCTGGCAAAGCAGAGTAAAGCTCTTGGTGCCTATAAACTGGCTCGTCACGCCTATGACAAGTTACAGGGACTGCAGATCCCAGCGAGGTTCCAGAAATCGATTGAGCTGGGCAGCCTGACAATCCGGTCTAAGCCCTTCCATGACAGCGAA GAGCTTGTGCCCTTGTGCTACAGGTGCTCCACCAACAACCCGTTGCTAAATAACTTGGGGAACGTCTGCATTAACTGCAGACAACCTTTTGTCTTCTCGGCTTCCTCCTATG AAGTACTGCATCTGGTTGAGTTCTTTTTGGAAGATGGCATCACGGATGAAGAAGCTGTCGCTCTCATTGATCTTGAAGCTCCAAGATTGAATAAAAGAGAGAATAAATGGAAAGAGATGATGACTGACA ATGCACAGAGTTTGAGGCTCGATGACAATACAGATATTACTGAAGATGATCCTTTTACAGCAAAACTGAGCTTTGTG ATGTTTCACACAGAAGACTACGAGCTTCTCGTACTCCAGCATAATTGTTGTCCGTTCTGTCGACGGAGAATAGATGAGTCAAACCAATGA
- the IFT122 gene encoding intraflagellar transport protein 122 homolog isoform X1, with the protein MRAALTWRDKAEQCIYDLAFKPDGTQLIIAAGNRLLVYDTSDGTLIQPLKGHKDTVYCVAYAKDGKRFASGSADKSVIIWTSKLEGILKYTHNDSIQCVSYNPLTHQLASCSSSDFGLWSPEQKSVSKHKTSSKITCCSWTNDGQYLALGMFNGIVSIRNKNGEEKVKIERTGGASSPIWSICWNPSRDERNDILAVADWGQKLSFYQLSGKQIGKDRMLNFDPCCVSYFTKGEYILLGGSDKQVSLFTKDGVRLGTIGEQSSWVWTCKVKPDSNYVAVGCQDGTISFYQLIFSTVHGLYKDRYAYRDSMTDVIVQHLITEQKVRIKGRELVKKIAIYKNRLAIQMPEKILIYELYSDDSSDMYYRVKEKIVKKFECNLLVVCSDHIILCQEKRLQCLSFSGIKEREWLMESLIRYIKVIGGPPGREGLLVGLKNGQILKIFVDNVFAIVLLKQSTAVRCLDMSASRNKLAVVDENDTCLVYDIHTKELLFQEPNANSVAWNTQCEDMLCFSGGGYLNIKASNFPVHQQKLQGFVVGYNGSKIFCLHVFSMSAVEVPQSAPMYQYLERKMFKEAYQIACLGVTDTDWKELAMEALEGLEFETAKKAFTRVRDLRYLELISSIEERKKHGENNNELFLADVYAYQGKFHEAAKLYKKSGHENLALEMYSDLRMFDYAKDFLGSGDPKDTKMLIKKQADWAKNINEPKAAVEMYLSAGEHMKAIEISGDHGWVDMLIEIARKLDKAEREPLSKCAFYFKKLDNPGYAAETYMKVGDLKALVHLHVETHRWEEAFALSEKHPEFKDDVYVPYAQWLAENDRFEEAQKAFHKAGRQSEAVRVLEQLTHNAVVESRFNDAAYYYWMLSMQCLDIAQENEQQKTEMLQKFHHFQHLAEVYHVYHSIQRYTEEPFSFHLPETLFNISRFLLHSLTKETPLGISKVNTLFALAKQSKALGAYKLARHAYDKLQGLQIPARFQKSIELGSLTIRSKPFHDSEELVPLCYRCSTNNPLLNNLGNVCINCRQPFVFSASSYEVLHLVEFFLEDGITDEEAVALIDLEAPRLNKRENKWKEMMTDNAQSLRLDDNTDITEDDPFTAKLSFVQGGSEFVPVIVNRAVLQSMSRRDVLIKRWPKPLRWQYYRSLLPDASITMCPSCFQMFHTEDYELLVLQHNCCPFCRRRIDESNQ; encoded by the exons GCAAACGTTTTGCATCTGGCTCGGCTGATAAAAGTGTGATAATTTGGACTTCAAAGTTAGAAGGAATTCTGAAATACAC GCATAATGACTCTATACAGTGCGTTTCATACAATCCTCTTACTCATCAGTTGGCATCCTGCTCCTCCAGTGATTTTG GCTTGTGGTCTCCTGAGCAGAAGTCAGTCTCTAAACATAAAACTAGCAGTAAGATTACTTGCTGTAG CTGGACAAATGATGGCCAGTACCTTGCTTTGGGGATGTTCAACGGCATTGTCAGCATAAGGAATAAAAATGGTGAAGAGAAAGTTAAAATAGAGCGTACAGGGGGTGCTTCATCTCCAATATGGTCAATTTGTTGGAATCCATCCAG agATGAACGCAATGATATTTTAGCTGTGGCAGACTGGGGTCAGAAACTTTCCTTTTACCAACTTAGTGGCAAACAG ATTGGGAAGGACAGAATGCTCAATTTTGATCCTTGTTGTGTTAGCTATTTTACTAAAGGAGAGTATATTTTACTGGGAGGTTCAGATAAACAAGTTTCCCTCTTCACGAAGGATGGGGTGCGTCTTGGTACCATCGGAGAGCAAAGCAGTTGGGTGTGGACGTGCAAAGTTAAACCAGACTCCAACTATGTG GCAGTAGGATGCCAAGATGGAACAATATCCTTTTATCAGTTGATTTTCAGTACTGTTCATGGCCTTTATAAGGATCGCTATGCTTACAGAGACAGCATGACTGATGTTATTGTCCAGCACCTCATCACTGAACAAAAAG TTAGAATAAAAGGCAGAGAGCTTGTAAAGAAAATTGCAATCTACAAAAACAGATTAGCAATCCAGATGCCAGAGAAAATCCTGATTTACGAGTTATACTCGGATGATTCTTCAGATATGTATTATCGGGTGAAGGAAAAGATTGTAAAAAAGTTTGAATGCAACTTGCTGGTTGTCTGTTCAGATCACATTATTTTGTGCCAG GAGAAGAGATTGCAGTGCCTCTCATTTAGTGGTATTAAAGAACGAGAATGGCTGATGGAATCTCTTATTCGTTATATTAAAGTAATTGGAGGACCTCCAGGAAGAGAAGGCCTCTTAGTTGGTCTAAAGAATGGTCAG ATTCTGAAGATATTTGTCGATAATGTCTTTGCGATTGTCCTGTTGAAGCAGTCCACAGCTGTGCGTTGTCTGGATATGAGTGCATCCCGAAACAAGCTGGCAGTGGTGGATGAAAATGATACTTGCCTAGTATATGATATTCATACCAAAGAGCTGTTGTTTCAG GAACCCAATGCTAATAGCGTGGCTTGGAACACACAGTGTGAGgatatgctttgcttttctggagGGGGTTACCTCAATATCAAAGCCAGTAACTTCCCTGTCCATCAGCAAAAACTTCAAGGCTTTGTTGTGGGTTACAATGGCTCCAAGATCTTCTGTCTTCATGTTTTTTCTATGTCAGCTGTTGAAGTTCCGCAG TCTGCACCCATGTATCAGTATCTGGAAcgaaaaatgtttaaagaagcCTACCAAATTGCATGTTTAGGAGTAACTGATACTGACTGGAAAGAACTGGCGATGGAAGCCTTGGAAGGGCTGGAGTTTGAAACTGCTAAAAAG gCATTTACCAGGGTACGAGACCTTCGATATTTAGAATTGATCAGCAGCATAGAG gagcgGAAAAAACATGGAGAGAACAACAATGAACTGTTCCTAGCAGATGTTTATGCCTACCAGGGAAAATTCCATGAGGCAGCGAAGTTGTACAAAAAGAGTGGGCATGAAAACCTGGCTCTCGAGATGTACTCTGATTTACGCATGTTTGACTATGCAAAG GATTTTCTGGGATCTGGAGACCCCAAAGACACAAAGATGCTAATAAAAAAACAAGCAGACTGGGCCAAGAACATCAATGAACCAAAAGCAGCAGTGGAGATGTACCTCTCTGCAGGCGAGCACATGAAGGCCATAGAAATCAGTGGGGACCACGGCTGGGTTGATAT GTTAATTGAAATTGCTCGGAAACTGGATAAAGCAGAGCGAGAGCCCTTGTCAAAATGTGCCTTCTATTTTAAGAAACTTGATAACCCTGGCTACGCAGCAGAAACCTACATGAAGGTTGGTGACCTGAAAGCATTGGTCCATCTCCACGTGGAGACTCACCGCTGGGAAGAA GCATTTGCTTTGAGTGAAAAGCATCCTGAATTCAAAGATGATGTCTATGTCCCTTATGCTCAGTGGCTGGCAGAGAATGATAGATTTGAAGAAGCCCAGAAAG CATTTCACAAGGCTGGCAGGCAGAGTGAAGCTGTGAGAGTGCTGGAGCAGCTAACGCACAATGCTGTGGTTGAAAGCCGATTTAACGATGCAGCTTATTATTATTGGATGCTTTCCATGCAGTGTTTAGATATAGCCCAAG AGAATGAACAACAGAAGACTGAAATGTTACAGAAGTTCCATCACTTCCAGCATTTGGCAGAAGTTTACCATGTCTATCACTCCATTCAAAGATACACT GAGGAGCCTTTCAGTTTCCACTTGCCTGAAACCCTCTTCAATATTTCCAGGTTTCTACTTCACAGCTTAACAAAGGAGACTCCTTTGGGGATCTCAAAAGT CAATACATTATTTGCCCTGGCAAAGCAGAGTAAAGCTCTTGGTGCCTATAAACTGGCTCGTCACGCCTATGACAAGTTACAGGGACTGCAGATCCCAGCGAGGTTCCAGAAATCGATTGAGCTGGGCAGCCTGACAATCCGGTCTAAGCCCTTCCATGACAGCGAA GAGCTTGTGCCCTTGTGCTACAGGTGCTCCACCAACAACCCGTTGCTAAATAACTTGGGGAACGTCTGCATTAACTGCAGACAACCTTTTGTCTTCTCGGCTTCCTCCTATG AAGTACTGCATCTGGTTGAGTTCTTTTTGGAAGATGGCATCACGGATGAAGAAGCTGTCGCTCTCATTGATCTTGAAGCTCCAAGATTGAATAAAAGAGAGAATAAATGGAAAGAGATGATGACTGACA ATGCACAGAGTTTGAGGCTCGATGACAATACAGATATTACTGAAGATGATCCTTTTACAGCAAAACTGAGCTTTGTG CAAGGAGGCTCAGAATTTGTTCCAGTGATTGTGAATCGTGCTGTCCTCCAGTCGATGAGCCGGAGGGACGTCCTGATTAAACGCTGGCCAAAGCCACTGCGCTGGCAGTACTACCGCTCCCTGCTACCCGATGCCTCCATTACCATGTGTCCATCGTGTTTTCAG ATGTTTCACACAGAAGACTACGAGCTTCTCGTACTCCAGCATAATTGTTGTCCGTTCTGTCGACGGAGAATAGATGAGTCAAACCAATGA
- the IFT122 gene encoding intraflagellar transport protein 122 homolog isoform X3: MTLYSAFHTILLLISWHPAPPVILACGLLSRSQSLNIKLAVRLLAVVCVCFISWTNDGQYLALGMFNGIVSIRNKNGEEKVKIERTGGASSPIWSICWNPSRDERNDILAVADWGQKLSFYQLSGKQIGKDRMLNFDPCCVSYFTKGEYILLGGSDKQVSLFTKDGVRLGTIGEQSSWVWTCKVKPDSNYVAVGCQDGTISFYQLIFSTVHGLYKDRYAYRDSMTDVIVQHLITEQKVRIKGRELVKKIAIYKNRLAIQMPEKILIYELYSDDSSDMYYRVKEKIVKKFECNLLVVCSDHIILCQEKRLQCLSFSGIKEREWLMESLIRYIKVIGGPPGREGLLVGLKNGQILKIFVDNVFAIVLLKQSTAVRCLDMSASRNKLAVVDENDTCLVYDIHTKELLFQEPNANSVAWNTQCEDMLCFSGGGYLNIKASNFPVHQQKLQGFVVGYNGSKIFCLHVFSMSAVEVPQSAPMYQYLERKMFKEAYQIACLGVTDTDWKELAMEALEGLEFETAKKAFTRVRDLRYLELISSIEERKKHGENNNELFLADVYAYQGKFHEAAKLYKKSGHENLALEMYSDLRMFDYAKDFLGSGDPKDTKMLIKKQADWAKNINEPKAAVEMYLSAGEHMKAIEISGDHGWVDMLIEIARKLDKAEREPLSKCAFYFKKLDNPGYAAETYMKVGDLKALVHLHVETHRWEEAFALSEKHPEFKDDVYVPYAQWLAENDRFEEAQKAFHKAGRQSEAVRVLEQLTHNAVVESRFNDAAYYYWMLSMQCLDIAQENEQQKTEMLQKFHHFQHLAEVYHVYHSIQRYTEEPFSFHLPETLFNISRFLLHSLTKETPLGISKVNTLFALAKQSKALGAYKLARHAYDKLQGLQIPARFQKSIELGSLTIRSKPFHDSEELVPLCYRCSTNNPLLNNLGNVCINCRQPFVFSASSYEVLHLVEFFLEDGITDEEAVALIDLEAPRLNKRENKWKEMMTDNAQSLRLDDNTDITEDDPFTAKLSFVQGGSEFVPVIVNRAVLQSMSRRDVLIKRWPKPLRWQYYRSLLPDASITMCPSCFQMFHTEDYELLVLQHNCCPFCRRRIDESNQ; encoded by the exons ATGACTCTATACAGTGCGTTTCATACAATCCTCTTACTCATCAGTTGGCATCCTGCTCCTCCAGTGATTTTG GCTTGTGGTCTCCTGAGCAGAAGTCAGTCTCTAAACATAAAACTAGCAGTAAGATTACTTGCTGTAG tatgtgtgtgttttatcAGCTGGACAAATGATGGCCAGTACCTTGCTTTGGGGATGTTCAACGGCATTGTCAGCATAAGGAATAAAAATGGTGAAGAGAAAGTTAAAATAGAGCGTACAGGGGGTGCTTCATCTCCAATATGGTCAATTTGTTGGAATCCATCCAG agATGAACGCAATGATATTTTAGCTGTGGCAGACTGGGGTCAGAAACTTTCCTTTTACCAACTTAGTGGCAAACAG ATTGGGAAGGACAGAATGCTCAATTTTGATCCTTGTTGTGTTAGCTATTTTACTAAAGGAGAGTATATTTTACTGGGAGGTTCAGATAAACAAGTTTCCCTCTTCACGAAGGATGGGGTGCGTCTTGGTACCATCGGAGAGCAAAGCAGTTGGGTGTGGACGTGCAAAGTTAAACCAGACTCCAACTATGTG GCAGTAGGATGCCAAGATGGAACAATATCCTTTTATCAGTTGATTTTCAGTACTGTTCATGGCCTTTATAAGGATCGCTATGCTTACAGAGACAGCATGACTGATGTTATTGTCCAGCACCTCATCACTGAACAAAAAG TTAGAATAAAAGGCAGAGAGCTTGTAAAGAAAATTGCAATCTACAAAAACAGATTAGCAATCCAGATGCCAGAGAAAATCCTGATTTACGAGTTATACTCGGATGATTCTTCAGATATGTATTATCGGGTGAAGGAAAAGATTGTAAAAAAGTTTGAATGCAACTTGCTGGTTGTCTGTTCAGATCACATTATTTTGTGCCAG GAGAAGAGATTGCAGTGCCTCTCATTTAGTGGTATTAAAGAACGAGAATGGCTGATGGAATCTCTTATTCGTTATATTAAAGTAATTGGAGGACCTCCAGGAAGAGAAGGCCTCTTAGTTGGTCTAAAGAATGGTCAG ATTCTGAAGATATTTGTCGATAATGTCTTTGCGATTGTCCTGTTGAAGCAGTCCACAGCTGTGCGTTGTCTGGATATGAGTGCATCCCGAAACAAGCTGGCAGTGGTGGATGAAAATGATACTTGCCTAGTATATGATATTCATACCAAAGAGCTGTTGTTTCAG GAACCCAATGCTAATAGCGTGGCTTGGAACACACAGTGTGAGgatatgctttgcttttctggagGGGGTTACCTCAATATCAAAGCCAGTAACTTCCCTGTCCATCAGCAAAAACTTCAAGGCTTTGTTGTGGGTTACAATGGCTCCAAGATCTTCTGTCTTCATGTTTTTTCTATGTCAGCTGTTGAAGTTCCGCAG TCTGCACCCATGTATCAGTATCTGGAAcgaaaaatgtttaaagaagcCTACCAAATTGCATGTTTAGGAGTAACTGATACTGACTGGAAAGAACTGGCGATGGAAGCCTTGGAAGGGCTGGAGTTTGAAACTGCTAAAAAG gCATTTACCAGGGTACGAGACCTTCGATATTTAGAATTGATCAGCAGCATAGAG gagcgGAAAAAACATGGAGAGAACAACAATGAACTGTTCCTAGCAGATGTTTATGCCTACCAGGGAAAATTCCATGAGGCAGCGAAGTTGTACAAAAAGAGTGGGCATGAAAACCTGGCTCTCGAGATGTACTCTGATTTACGCATGTTTGACTATGCAAAG GATTTTCTGGGATCTGGAGACCCCAAAGACACAAAGATGCTAATAAAAAAACAAGCAGACTGGGCCAAGAACATCAATGAACCAAAAGCAGCAGTGGAGATGTACCTCTCTGCAGGCGAGCACATGAAGGCCATAGAAATCAGTGGGGACCACGGCTGGGTTGATAT GTTAATTGAAATTGCTCGGAAACTGGATAAAGCAGAGCGAGAGCCCTTGTCAAAATGTGCCTTCTATTTTAAGAAACTTGATAACCCTGGCTACGCAGCAGAAACCTACATGAAGGTTGGTGACCTGAAAGCATTGGTCCATCTCCACGTGGAGACTCACCGCTGGGAAGAA GCATTTGCTTTGAGTGAAAAGCATCCTGAATTCAAAGATGATGTCTATGTCCCTTATGCTCAGTGGCTGGCAGAGAATGATAGATTTGAAGAAGCCCAGAAAG CATTTCACAAGGCTGGCAGGCAGAGTGAAGCTGTGAGAGTGCTGGAGCAGCTAACGCACAATGCTGTGGTTGAAAGCCGATTTAACGATGCAGCTTATTATTATTGGATGCTTTCCATGCAGTGTTTAGATATAGCCCAAG AGAATGAACAACAGAAGACTGAAATGTTACAGAAGTTCCATCACTTCCAGCATTTGGCAGAAGTTTACCATGTCTATCACTCCATTCAAAGATACACT GAGGAGCCTTTCAGTTTCCACTTGCCTGAAACCCTCTTCAATATTTCCAGGTTTCTACTTCACAGCTTAACAAAGGAGACTCCTTTGGGGATCTCAAAAGT CAATACATTATTTGCCCTGGCAAAGCAGAGTAAAGCTCTTGGTGCCTATAAACTGGCTCGTCACGCCTATGACAAGTTACAGGGACTGCAGATCCCAGCGAGGTTCCAGAAATCGATTGAGCTGGGCAGCCTGACAATCCGGTCTAAGCCCTTCCATGACAGCGAA GAGCTTGTGCCCTTGTGCTACAGGTGCTCCACCAACAACCCGTTGCTAAATAACTTGGGGAACGTCTGCATTAACTGCAGACAACCTTTTGTCTTCTCGGCTTCCTCCTATG AAGTACTGCATCTGGTTGAGTTCTTTTTGGAAGATGGCATCACGGATGAAGAAGCTGTCGCTCTCATTGATCTTGAAGCTCCAAGATTGAATAAAAGAGAGAATAAATGGAAAGAGATGATGACTGACA ATGCACAGAGTTTGAGGCTCGATGACAATACAGATATTACTGAAGATGATCCTTTTACAGCAAAACTGAGCTTTGTG CAAGGAGGCTCAGAATTTGTTCCAGTGATTGTGAATCGTGCTGTCCTCCAGTCGATGAGCCGGAGGGACGTCCTGATTAAACGCTGGCCAAAGCCACTGCGCTGGCAGTACTACCGCTCCCTGCTACCCGATGCCTCCATTACCATGTGTCCATCGTGTTTTCAG ATGTTTCACACAGAAGACTACGAGCTTCTCGTACTCCAGCATAATTGTTGTCCGTTCTGTCGACGGAGAATAGATGAGTCAAACCAATGA